The following coding sequences lie in one Cannabis sativa cultivar Pink pepper isolate KNU-18-1 chromosome 5, ASM2916894v1, whole genome shotgun sequence genomic window:
- the LOC133037812 gene encoding protein ANTAGONIST OF LIKE HETEROCHROMATIN PROTEIN 1-like isoform X2 — MSTIGAPFNKNNLLLDDSDDEFGELLILFACVEYNQLYLTKEPCRNSALSGHEYVMEVLHGHDSRCYDLFRMDKDVFKLFCGVLKEKKLLKNSRYLSVEEQVAMFLFVIGHNERHRVVAERFQHSTSTTSEYFRKVLKAVCRLSKELITPPLFDVVPSEIRFNPKYYPFFKNCVGAIDGTHISAHVPINEQIPYRGRKVDTTQNVMCICSFDMKFTYVVAGWEGSANDARILSRCATNPDYEFPAPPNDRNPSGKRELFNYRHSSLRNVIERCFGVLKARFPILKQMPSYDLKIQKYIVIACCGIHNFIRTNAEKDVYFDGDEDIPEVQDATIQSTHETLNDSVEFSISRDQLREMANVRDEIADHIWRANRR, encoded by the exons ATGTCTACCATTGGGGCACCattcaacaaaaataatctACTTCTTGACGATTCAGACGATGAGTTTGGAGAGTTATTAATTTTGTTTGCTTGCGTGGAGTACAATCAATTATATCTAACTAAGGAACCGTGTAGAAATTCGGCCCTTTCAGGACATGAGTATGTAATGGAAGTGTTGCATGGTCACGATAGTAGGTGTTATGATTTATTCAGAATGGATAAGGACGTCTTCAAACTATTTTGTGGTgttctaaaagaaaaaaaattattgaagaaCTCTCGCTATCTTTCTGTTGAGGAACAAGTTGCTATGTTCTTATTTGTCATTGGACATAATGAACGACATCGTGTAGTTGCTGAACGATTTCAACACTCCACCTCAACTACATCTGAATACTTTAGGAAAGTTTTGAAGGCGGTATGTCGTTTATCCAAAGAGTTAATTACTCCACCTTTGTTTGATGTAGTTCCTTCAGAAATTCGATTCAATCCAAAATATTATCCATTTTTCAAg aATTGTGTAGGAGCTATAGATGGGACCCATATCTCTGCTCATGTTCccattaatgaacaaatacCATATCGAGGTCGGAAGGTGGATACAACTCAAAACGTCATGTGTATATGTTCATTTGACATGAAGTTCACATATGTTGTAGCGGGATGGGAAGGATCAGCTAATGATGCACGAATTCTTTCGAGATGTGCCACAAACCCAGATTATGAATTCCCAGCTCCACCCAATG ATCGTAATCCTTCAGGAAAAAGGGAGTTGTTCAATTATCGACATTCGTCTTTGAGAAATGTCATCGAGCGGTGCTTTGGCGTATTGAAGGCTCGCTTTCCTATTTTAAAGCAAATGCCTTCCTATGATCTAAAAATACAAAAGTACATTGTGATTGCTTGTTGTGGAATTCATAATTTTATAAGGACAAATGCAGAAAAAGACGTATATTTTGATGGAGACGAAGACATTCCTGAAGTACAAGATGCTACTATACAAAGCACTCACGAAACTTTGAATGATAGTGTTGAGTTTAGCATTTCAAGAGATCAACTTCGTGAAATGGCTAATGTCCGTGATGAAATCGCTGATCATATATGGAGAGCAAATCGACGATGA
- the LOC133037812 gene encoding protein ALP1-like isoform X1: MSTIGAPFNKNNLLLDDSDDEFGELLILFACVEYNQLYLTKEPCRNSALSGHEYVMEVLHGHDSRCYDLFRMDKDVFKLFCGVLKEKKLLKNSRYLSVEEQVAMFLFVIGHNERHRVVAERFQHSTSTTSEYFRKVLKAVCRLSKELITPPLFDVVPSEIRFNPKYYPFFKNCVGAIDGTHISAHVPINEQIPYRGRKVDTTQNVMCICSFDMKFTYVVAGWEGSANDARILSRCATNPDYEFPAPPNGKYYLVDSGYTNMPGFLSPYRGERYHLNQYADRNPSGKRELFNYRHSSLRNVIERCFGVLKARFPILKQMPSYDLKIQKYIVIACCGIHNFIRTNAEKDVYFDGDEDIPEVQDATIQSTHETLNDSVEFSISRDQLREMANVRDEIADHIWRANRR; encoded by the exons ATGTCTACCATTGGGGCACCattcaacaaaaataatctACTTCTTGACGATTCAGACGATGAGTTTGGAGAGTTATTAATTTTGTTTGCTTGCGTGGAGTACAATCAATTATATCTAACTAAGGAACCGTGTAGAAATTCGGCCCTTTCAGGACATGAGTATGTAATGGAAGTGTTGCATGGTCACGATAGTAGGTGTTATGATTTATTCAGAATGGATAAGGACGTCTTCAAACTATTTTGTGGTgttctaaaagaaaaaaaattattgaagaaCTCTCGCTATCTTTCTGTTGAGGAACAAGTTGCTATGTTCTTATTTGTCATTGGACATAATGAACGACATCGTGTAGTTGCTGAACGATTTCAACACTCCACCTCAACTACATCTGAATACTTTAGGAAAGTTTTGAAGGCGGTATGTCGTTTATCCAAAGAGTTAATTACTCCACCTTTGTTTGATGTAGTTCCTTCAGAAATTCGATTCAATCCAAAATATTATCCATTTTTCAAg aATTGTGTAGGAGCTATAGATGGGACCCATATCTCTGCTCATGTTCccattaatgaacaaatacCATATCGAGGTCGGAAGGTGGATACAACTCAAAACGTCATGTGTATATGTTCATTTGACATGAAGTTCACATATGTTGTAGCGGGATGGGAAGGATCAGCTAATGATGCACGAATTCTTTCGAGATGTGCCACAAACCCAGATTATGAATTCCCAGCTCCACCCAATG GAAAATATTATCTTGTTGATTCTGGATATACAAACATGCCTGGTTTTCTTTCCCCATATCGAGGAGAAAGATATCATTTGAATCAATATGCAGATCGTAATCCTTCAGGAAAAAGGGAGTTGTTCAATTATCGACATTCGTCTTTGAGAAATGTCATCGAGCGGTGCTTTGGCGTATTGAAGGCTCGCTTTCCTATTTTAAAGCAAATGCCTTCCTATGATCTAAAAATACAAAAGTACATTGTGATTGCTTGTTGTGGAATTCATAATTTTATAAGGACAAATGCAGAAAAAGACGTATATTTTGATGGAGACGAAGACATTCCTGAAGTACAAGATGCTACTATACAAAGCACTCACGAAACTTTGAATGATAGTGTTGAGTTTAGCATTTCAAGAGATCAACTTCGTGAAATGGCTAATGTCCGTGATGAAATCGCTGATCATATATGGAGAGCAAATCGACGATGA